gtgtaacaaaataaaacaaaaggtttTTTAGAGCCACCCTAGTATGTACAGTGTATGCAATTTCGAAGCTCACTGTACATACTGTATTTACATATAGAGgcaataaagacactatttgaCAAAAAAACGATAATATAACTTACAAGTTGCAAGATCCAAAACAGTTTGAATAGAAGTGTCAGGTCGTGTTAGCTGTTGAGCCTTCTCATCTAGTAATGATAGCAGGCGACCTTTCACTACCGGGAAATTTTCGTCGAACTTTCCTTCTATTTCAGGGTATATTTTGTCAAAGTCACTGGCCAGctgaaaataaacagaaatcAAACATTTGTTATTCAAGTAGAGCTTAAAAGCTCTTTcacaaaatcaaaaatgttgctagtcatcaatcatcattcatAATCATACAACGAGAAATGTTGCTAGTGTATATAtgagtatttaaaatgaaaatcaataacccgactgcataataataatatacctataatctaCTAGCCCGCGACTCCACCCGCCACAaatagacacactttcgcatttataatattagtatggatttactcGCAAAACTGAGACAAATGTAATGACACCTCATATGTTAAACTCCGCTAAATGGTTTAGGCAGTAGAGCgtgccaaataattaaagatacatacatacatacgcttGAAAAACTTAACCTCCTTTCGGCAGTTgggtataaaaataacttaacacaAATTGATGACTTCTGCCTGGTGATGTCATGAAGTCTGGCATGATGACACTTGATTGATTAGTATTATTATTGACTCACCAATTCATAGCCCCAAGGACATTGCAGTGCTGGGAAGATGCTCAAATAACTAACATGGTCGCCTTCTTGCAGTGCAGCCATGCGTTCATGTAGACAACTGTTCCATTTTGTTTCTACCAATTCTCTCGGTGAAGAAGAGTGCTTCAACCACTGCACGGTATCTTTTTCAGAGTCTTGATTGGTACTTATTGTTTGAAAGGTGTCAGGAAAAGGTCTAACCCGTGCATTAGAAGATTTGACAGcagatttttttctcttgttttggtCTCCGCTGCTGTCGCTGCTCTTGTCGCTATTACTGCTGTTACAACTTCTGCTGCGGCTGCGGATTTCTGCATTTAATTTTCTGCGTACGGTTATTAATCGGTTCACTATCAGGCCACTGGCCTGGATAGCTTTTCCATCAACAAGACGAAAAGGATTATAATATACCCCCTTTGTTTCACCTGGGAAAAGCTTTATAATTTCTGATGTCCACGTATCCCAGGTTTCTTTTCGTATTGGGTCAGTGTTTTCTTTCAATTTCCGCACCTCAGCCTCAACAATAAGGGCCGTCAGTATCTTTCGGTCACTAGAcgataatacttttttattgaTTAGAGGTTTCCCAATACTGGATGTCtctaaaatttgtttaagattTCCGCCAGTTATAGCCCCTATGAGTTTGCTTGCATCTATAAACTGTGTTATGTATAGACAATGGGGGTAGGTTTTGACATTTGGGTACAAAGTGGGGTAGTTGTGAAAAGTCAGTCTGTCAACGCGAACCTGACCCATGCCAGTGTCTGGACCCCTAAACTGTGAGTTATATTAGTGGCGACGAGAAAAACTAGGACAATAGTGTGCAATTACAGTGTAAAGTGTGTGATTTGAGTGAAAAACGCATAAAAGTAG
This DNA window, taken from Cydia strobilella chromosome 21, ilCydStro3.1, whole genome shotgun sequence, encodes the following:
- the LOC134751110 gene encoding uncharacterized protein LOC134751110, coding for MGQVRVDRLTFHNYPTLYPNVKTYPHCLYITQFIDASKLIGAITGGNLKQILETSSIGKPLINKKVLSSSDRKILTALIVEAEVRKLKENTDPIRKETWDTWTSEIIKLFPGETKGVYYNPFRLVDGKAIQASGLIVNRLITVRRKLNAEIRSRSRSCNSSNSDKSSDSSGDQNKRKKSAVKSSNARVRPFPDTFQTISTNQDSEKDTVQWLKHSSSPRELVETKWNSCLHERMAALQEGDHVSYLSIFPALQCPWGYELLASDFDKIYPEIEGKFDENFPVVKGRLLSLLDEKAQQLTRPDTSIQTVLDLATSGEEQANVATFLAVPLLLKQMHTVPVKGVRKPWNPSRLEVSNAFLSLVPSTSDLQSHFSERKATLQEKKLPVLPYLVAVGACWQDVTQYDLIISEDIRYTFPSICKAVSNTFKILWALDLPYSKDCAPVWMFIQRSIYVMKSKFDTEGTPMLDLLASVSNRHDGAVCNM